The DNA window GCGCGCATCGATGGTGGTTCCCGTCTGGTTGCCGTCGAGACTGGCCCGGTAGGCATCCGCCACGGTGGCCGCCGGAAGACTCGGCGAAAAGTCGGCGCCCATTTCGTCGAGCGTCTCCTCGACCCACGGCGGGCTCACCACATTGATGCGGAGGTCCCTGGGGAGCTCGATCGCCGCGGCCCGCACGAAGCCTTCGAGGCCTGCGTTGACGAGGCTGATGGCCGCGCTTCCCTCAATGGGTTCCTGACTGAGGACCCCGCTCGTAAGTGTGAATACGCCGCCATCGCGCACGGCGTCGATGCCCTGCCGGACGAGTTTGACTTGGCCCATCAGCTTGTTGGACAAGCTCACGTCAAAGTCCTCGTCGGTGAGCTCTTCCAGGCCTCCGAATGCCGCTTCGCCCGCACAGGACACCACTGCGTCCACGATGCCGACGGACTGATACAGGCGGTTGATCGAGGAGGGGTCGGCAAGGTCTACTTGCACCTCCCCGCTGCTGTGACCGGCGATGATGACGTTGTGGTCGTGCTGGAGATTGCTCACCACCGCGGTTCCGATGGTGCCAGTGCCGCCAACGACGAGTATGTCCATAAGGAACAGATCGTGCGTGCAATGAAACGGAAGAGCGAAAGAAGGGCGGCGGTACGGGGGCTCCACCGCCCGCTCTCCTCACGCGTTCTAACAGGGAGGAGACGGAGCGATCGGAGACAGGCCCGAACGGGACGTTGGGTTGCGGATTACTCTGCCCCCGGCACGTTCACCGGAACGCGGTAGACGTGCGGGCGGGCGGTAATGTAGAGGGTCTTTCGGTCCGGCCCGCCGAAGGCGAGGTTCGTGGGGGCCTTTGGAACCGCAATGCGGGCTTGCTGCGTACCGTCGGGGCTGTACACCCACACGCCGCCGGGCCCTGTGGTGTAGAGATTGCCTTGAGCGTCCACCTTCATGCCGTCCGTGCTGCCCTCAGCGCCCTCGTCGGTGGGAGCCGCAAACTGTCGACCGTTTTCGATGCCCCCGCTCTCGGTGACATCGTACGCTCGAATACGAGTCTCGCGTGAGTCATTCACGTAGAGGGTGGAGTCGTTCGGCGAGAGACAAATCCCGTTGGGGCGTGCAAAGGTTTTGGTGAGGAGGGTCAGCTCGCCGTTCGGCGAAAGGCGGTACACCCCCGAAAAGCTAAGCTCCCGGTCGTTTTCGTCCACGCCGTAGGGCGGATCGGTGAAGTAGATGGTGCCGTCGGAAGCGACCGTCAAGTCATTGGGACTGTTCAGCCGTTTGCCGCCGTAGGTGTTTGCGAGGACGGTGACCGACCCGTCGGCTGTGCGCCGTCCCACCTGTCCGTCGTGCTGGGCGAGGAGAAGTTGTCCCGAGGAGTCGATCGCAAGTCCGTTGGCGTGGCCGGAGGGTTTCATGAATACGGACGTTCCGTCGTCGGGCGTCCACTGATACACGGTGTTTGCCGGGATGTCCGAAAAGAGGAGGGTGCCCTGATACCAGATTGGCCCCTCCGTAAATTCGAATCCATCGTCCACCAGCTCTACCGTTGCTCCCTTGGGCACGGGCCGTTGCTGTGCCACTGCCGACCCCCCAATTGACGCAACGCCAATCAGGAGGGCGAGACAAACGAGGCCTCTTCTGAGTCCCCCGTACGGTTTTCGGAACGGGGCCCACATGTGTATAAACCGGTTCATATCGACACAGCACTGTCACAAAGACATTGAGCAATTCCCGTCTCCTTTGTACAAAAGCGGCCACCCAAGTACAAAACAAAAAAAGCCGCCGCTCCGCCGCGGCGCACCTCTGTTCGACACAGTATGAGAAATGGCAGGGACACACAGATCCCCCGCTAGGCATTCTGGAGACGAGTGCGGAGCTGCCCACTGGGGACACACGACAGTGCGTCGTATCGGCCTTCATCAGGCGTAGACCCAATGCGCCCCTACGACAAGGGGCATCGCAACTCCACAGAAAAAGACGGCGTCGGCGAGCCGAACCCGCGCGGCCCAATGCCACGCATCGGAACCGAGCCCCCTCGGAACGGGTGCGCCAGTGCTCCGGCAGGGCTCCTTGCGGACGAGCTCGGCCCGACTCGTGTGACGCCACAATATGGGGATACGGTCCCGAGCGCACCCGACGGGGACCGCCGTCGTCAGTTTACCACTGACGCTCGGTGACGCGCTCGACGTTGATCGCGCTCAACCCCTTGTCGGTCTCTTCGATTTCAAATTCGACCCGATCTCCTTCCTCGAGATCCTCGTCGGGGACCTCGCTGTGGTGGAGAAAGACGTCGTCTTCTCCTTCGTCGGGTTCGGCGAATCCATATCCTTTAGCAGGACTGAACCACTTAACGGTTCCTTGCACCATGATTCCGGGTAGTCTTTGTCTCTTTCTTGTTCGATGATCGCTTCGACAGTCTCGCTCCAAACAGAGCCAGACGACGAAGGGCGTATGACGCAGACCTACAACGAGGGGGCTTCCCACGTGTTCTGTTCCCCCTTGTGTGTCTCTTCATTTTCTCAAGATCGGACACGAACGGCCGGAGAGCCGGAGGGGACAAAGGGACGCAAGAGAGCAGAATCGCCGAGCCACGAAGCGCGTGTCTGCCCGAGCAGAATCGCGTCTGGCTCCGTGGGTGTGCTCTCCGGGTCTTCGTTCTTCCTCTCTCCGATTCCATGTGTGCAACTTCTCGCCGTAACTCCTATGTTGCACCCGATCGATTTTTTCCGTTCACGAGTCTCTCCGCTCTCACATGGACTACGCCGTGATCATGGCCGGGGGCATCGGCAGTCGCTTCTGGCCCGCCAGCCGCAAGGAGCGTCCGAAGCAATTTTTGGACGTGTTCGGTGACGGAACGCTCATCCAAAATACCGTCGCTCGCCTGCAGGGCCTCATCCCGCCGGAGCGCTGCCTCATCGTCACCCACGAGCGCTACATCGAGCAAACGCAGAAGCAACTACCGGCAGTTCCTGACGAGAACATCCTCGCCGAACCGATCAGCCGCAATACGGCGCCCTGCATTACGTATGCTGCCACCACCCTTGCGGACCGCGACCCGGACGCGACGATGGTGGTCCTCCCGGCGGATCATGTGATTGGCAATGTGGAACGCTTTCACAGCACGTTGGAGGTTGCCCTTGAGGCGGCGCAGGAGCCCGACGCGCTCGTGACCATCGGCATCGAGCCCACTTACCCGGCCACCGGCTACGGCTACATTCAGTACGACGGTGATGAGCAGGAGGAGGGCGCTGAACTGGAGGCTTATCCGGTGCGCACCTTTGCCGAGAAGCCGGACCAGTCTACCGCCGAGCGCTTCATCGACAGCGGCGACTTTCTGTGGAACAGTGGCATGTTCATTTGGCGTGCCGATACGATTCTGAATCAGGTAGAGCGGCACCTGCCGGACGCCCACAAGGCCTTCGAGCCGGTGCGGGCGGCCGGCGATGGGGTCGATGAGGAGACGCTCACGCAGGCCTTCAAGGATAGTCCGCGCATCTCTATCGACTACGGCGTCATGGAGCAGGCCGATTCCGTGTACGTTGTGCCCGGCTCCTTTGAGTGGAACGACGTGGGCGACTGGCGGGCCGTGTACGACCTCAGTGAGAAGGACGAGCACGGAAACGTGATCGAGGGAAATGTCATCATGCAGGACTCCAGCCGGTGCTACGTGCAGGCGGGCGATCGGCTCGTAGTGCTCGTGGGGCTTCACGACTCGGTGGTGGTGGATACCGACGATGCCGTCCTCGTCTGCAACCGCGAGAGCGCACAGCAGGTAAAGCAGGTTGTTGAGTACCTCCACGCTCATCAGTTTGAGGAGTATGTATAACGGACGGTGGGCTCGCACGTCCGGGTTGCTCTGGGGATGGCAATGAAGGGACCATTATTGGCGCTCGAATCGTGAGTGTGCCGATCCAAGAGGGCGGCGTTCCGGACGTGTGGGCACAGAAGACGCTGTCGAGCGGGCAGTCTGCGGCCGCGGACGTGGGGACTCGGCGGTCCCCGCAGACCAGCGAATCGCTTCGGGCCTCCAATTTTCGACACCTGTCCCGTGATGCTCCAACGCGACATGCTCGATGCCTCAACTTGGATTGACCGGCTGGATCTGGAATCGCATCCGGAGGGAGGGTACTACCGCGAAACCTACCGGGCCGAGCATTCCATTCCGGCCAGCGGGCTCCCGGGGCGGTTCGCAGACGCCCGCGACGCGGCAGCCCTCATTTACTTTTTACTTCCGAGCACGTCCTTCTCGGCCCTCCATCGCATTCGGCAAGATGAGGCCTGGCACTTCTACGAGGGGGGTCCCGTCACGCTGCATCAGATTGCACCGGACGGCACCTACTCGACCGTGACGCTGAGCCGATCGGTCGAAGATGGGCACCACCTTCAGACGGTTGTGCCTGCTGGAACGTGGTTCGGGGCCACCGTGCACGCCGAGGAAGGATATGCTCTTGTCGGTTGCACGACGGCCCCGGCGTTCGACTTTGCGGACTTTGAGCTGGCCGACCGGGCGGCCCTCACGAACGAGTTTCCCGAGCACGCCGCGCTTATCGAGCGGCTCACCCGTGCGGACTGATTGTCCGTCGCATTTTTTTGCTTTGTAGAACAGGACATCGCTCATGAAACGGTTTGTCATCGTCGGGCTCGGCAACTTCGGGTCGAGCGTCGCGGAGGCGCTCTACAGTCGTGGGCATGACGTCATTGCCGTGGATACGGACGAACGGGCAGTGGACAACATTGCCCCGCACTGCTCGCGCGCCGCGGTGGGGGACGGACGACAGAGGGAGACGCTGGAGGAAGTGGGGGCCGGGGAGGCCGACGCGGCCGTTGTGAGCACGGGCGACGACATTACCGCCAGCATCCTGGCCACGATGGCGCTCACGGACCTTGGCATCGAGAACGTCTACGCCAAAGTGATTTCGCACAATCACGCTCGGGTGATGGTGCGGCTTGGGGTGACGGAGACCGTCTTCCCGGAGCGCGAATCCGGATACAATCTTGCCAGTCGGATCTCGGAGAAGGGGGTACTCAATTACGTCCGCATGGCGCGCAACCTGAGCGTGCAGGAGCTGGTGGTGCCGGACGACTGGCGGGGCCGCACCCTCCGCGACCTTGAGGTCCGTGCGCAGTTCGGCGTGTCCGTCGTGGGCATCCACGACACGACGAACGACGAGATGATTGTGCCGCCGGATCCAGATGAGACGCTCGAACGGACGGACACGCTGCTTCTTGCGGGTCCCGACGACGCACTGGAAGCGGTGGCCGAACTCGCGAACGAGACGGCGACCTGACTGGACGTCACGGCCGCGTCAGACTCCAAGCCGAAGCATGATCGACCACGTCCGGGTCTCGGCCGTCGTAGGAAAGGGGGCCTGCTCGTAGGGCTGGCGGTCAATGGAACGGGCCACGTCCACCATCCCGTGCTCGTAGCGAACCGCGAGATTGATGCGACGGTCGCGTCCAAACTTGAAGGTGCCGCCCAGTCCCCCGGTGAGCCCCGCGTTGGTGCGCCGAAAAAATGACGCCCCGTCATTGGGGAGAGGCAGGCTAAAGTCGCCCCCGGCCCGCTGCTGCTCGAAAATCTTGATGCCCCCAACGCCCCCGGCCAGCCCGTACGGCGTGACGGGCCCGAGCATTGGCAATTGGAAGCGGAGAAGGACCGGCAGGTCGATGTACCCCGCTCCGTACCGGATGCTGCCGCCCTGCTGGCTTTGGACGAGTGTCCCCTTTTGACTAAGGAGGAGCTGCGGCTGGACGGAAAGCGGCCCCGAGATGGGCACTTGCATGACAATTCCACCCGTTGCCATCGTTCGGGTGCCGAGATTGCCGGGACCCTCTAGCGTGGTTGCGTTGAGGCCGAGTGTAATCCCAAACTGCGGAGAGGGTTGTCCCTGCACCGAAGGGGCCGCCACCAAAAGAGCGCCGATCAGGAGCAAGGGGGGAAGCAAACGGGACACAGGCGGGCCTCTTTTGGAAAGATACAGAGCGAATGCTGGAACGAGCCGTTCCCGCGTGGGATCCGTTCCGGAGGGGGCTGAAAGACGCCCGGAAGGGTCCTAGGAGGTCGAAATGAGCTTTCTTTTCTTCGGCAGGTCGGGGCGGAGAACGCCGAACGTCGCCTTGTTTGCGTTCGCCTCGGCCAGAGACGTATGGGACGGAAGAAGGGGGCAGGGCCAGACGACACGATCGGTACTCGTTCAACGTCTAGGGCGGGGAGGCTCTGGCGAATGTGCAAAGCAGGCGGACAGCTTGGTGAGTAGGTCTTAACATTTTCTCTCGGTATTGTATCTTGCGGTACGGTCCATCGTCTGCCGTCTGACATCCAATGCCCGGTTGCCCATGTGTCCTGAAAGTGTCCCCTTCTGCAAGAGACCTCGTCCGTCGTCGCTTTCGGTTTTTGTGATCGGCCTCCTTGCGGGCCTCATTTTGCTGCCGTCCCTCGCCGCTGCGCAGGAGAAGGGAGCTCCCTATGAGGCCACCTACAGCTCGCTGGAAGCGCATACAGCGCCGACGTGGTTCCACGATGCCAAGCTCGGCATCTTCATCCACTGGGGCGTGTACGCCGTCCCGGCCTGGGCTCCGCCCGCCGAGTATGCCGAGTGGTATCCGGAGCGCTACGACGAGCCCGGCACGCGCACCTACCGGTACCACAATAAGACCTACGGAAACGATGTGGAGTACGAGGATTTTGTGTCTCAATTCCGGGCGCAACGCTGGGATCCGGAGCGCTGGGCGAAGCTCTTCAAAGACGCGGGCGCTCGCTACGTCATCCCCGTGGCGGAGCACCACGACGGGTTTCCGATGTGGGATTCTCGCTATACGGACTGGGATGCGGCGGACAAGGGACCGCAGCGGGACATTATCGGCGAGTTGGCCGAGGCGGTTCGGGCCGAGGACATGCGCTTTGGGGCCTCCTACCACGCCATGTTGAACTACTACACGCCCAAGTACTCCGGCCCCCACCCGGCCTACATGAGCGACGACTACGTGCGCTACATGAACACAAAGGCCCGCGAGCTGATCGACGAGTATCACCCCTCAGTCTTGTGGCTAGACGGGGACTGGATGGGCACGCCGGAGCAATTTCGTTCAAAAGAGCTCATTGCCTACTACTACAACCAGGCGGCGGAGCGCGACCAGGCGGTGGCGGTGAACGACCGCTGGGGAAAATCGCGCGGGGCCCGCGGAGATTTCTACACGCAGGAGTACCAGTACGATACGATCAATCGCCTCATTGGCCACAAGTGGGAAAACACACGGGGCATGGGCGAGTCGTTTGGCTACAACGCCAACGAGCCGCGCTCCAACTACATGAGTCTCGATGCCCTGGTGGACCTCTTCGTGGACAATGTCTCGAAAAATGCCAACCTATTGCTCAACGTGGGCCCGAAGGCCGACGGTACGATCCCGGCGGTGCAGCGCGAGTTGCTCACGGGCCTCGGGGAGTGGCTGGACGTGCACGGCGAGGGCATTTACGGCACGCGGCCGTGGGTGGAGGCCACGGGCACGACGCTTCGGGACTCGCTCCGGGTTCGCTTTACGCAAAAGGAGGACACCGTGTACGCCTTTCTGCTGGACACGCCCTCGCGCTCGACGATCACGATTCCGCGACTCCAGCCGAAGACGGAGATGACCGTTCGGCTCTTGGGACGATCCGCGCCACTGGAGTGGACCGCAACGGAGAAGGGGCTTCGCATCACACTTCCCTCGGACGTGCCCGAGCGCCCGGCCCACGCGCTCAAGATCGCTCCGGCTCCCTGGCGCATGATGCGAGATTGACAAGCCCGAGTTGCGGACGACAAAAGATCTTCCCGGTCCGACCGCGGACTGCGGTCTGTCGTGCGTCGTCAGCTTGAGCAAAAGTGTGCAGTCCCCATCGCAGTTATACTAGATTCGAAAGCAGGCGTTAGGGAGCGCCCCGGATCTCCGAGATGTCGGGGCGCCAGGTATTGGGTTCGTGGAGCGTGCGGCCGAATCCGGTGATGTCGGTTTGCAGGACACAAGGAGAGATTGGGGAGGCAGAGGGCACCGGCTCACGGAACGACTCTATGCCTTTTGCACCCGTTTGGGTTCCAGCAGGAGCGCCCCGAGTTCATCGTAGTGTTGCTCGCCGATGTACAGCGGAGTATCATCCGGGGACGTGAAGTGGATCGCGACCACGGTGCCAAGCTGTACGTGCTCCTCTTTTCGGATGTAGGCAACGTGGTCGAGGTTGATGTAGAGGTCTGCAATTTCGACGTAGTGCATAACGGGGTAAGGGTCTGTTCGCCACTCGCGTACGAGCAGCCGAGAGAAAAAGCCTCTGGCGCCGCCCGCCCCGCTCCGAGTCAAGGGAGGGGGCGGAGGGACGCGGGTCTGCATCCGGGGGCGCCGTTGCTTCGTCCAACGGCGCTCCGGGAATGAAGAGGACGGGAGCATTGCCGTCCCGTCTACTCTCGACGCGATCACCGGCGACGCCGGAGGCTACGAAATTTTGATTTTCTTGGGCTTGCTCTTCTCCGTCTTCGGAATGTCGACGGACAAGACCCCATTGGTGAAGGTGGCCTTGATCTTGTCCTCGTTCACGGACTTCGGAAGGCGAACCGAGCGGTAAAACGATCCGAAAGTGCGCTCCATGCGCACCATGTTCTCGTTCTCCGTGCGGGAGTCTTCCCGGCGCTCGCCTCGGATTGTGAGGCGATTGTTCTCGACGGAGATTGAGACGTCGTCCTTCGAGATGCCCGGCAGGTCGACCGAGAGGTGATAGTTGTCGTCGGACTCGGTGAGGTCCATTCGCGGAGACCAGACGGTCGACATTGATTCTTCCTGTTCGCCCATCGAACTCGGGAAGACGGACTCAAAAACGCGATTGACCTCGTCCTGCAGACTTCGAAGCGGCGAGGTGCGGCGGGACGAGCGAGTGAGTGTTTCCATGGCGGTATGCGTGAGAGTTTGTGAGTAGAATCGTGTGGGATCGAAGATGCGGATTCGATTCGGAAGGGGCTTCTTGATTCGGGCATTTTGTCGGTTTTCCAGTGGCGAAAGTGCAAGTCAGCGAGCGACCCTGCTCTCCTGCTCCAACGGCGCGACGAGCCATCGAGAGATGGATGTCAGGGATTTCCGGACGAGAGAATGAGTGTCCCCGCCCTGGTGGGACGGGCCGACGGTGCGTACCCTTCGCCTGTACGCCGTCTCTTTGGTCCCGCTCGTCCCTACGGACATTCGTTTATGATTGAACGCCTCTTCGACGTCCTCGCCCCCCTGATGCGGAGGGTCGTCCAGCATCCACTTCTCGTGCTGGTCGTTGCGGCAGGGCTGGCCGGGGTGGGCGGCGGCCTCATGACGGGGCTGTCGATCAATACCGACTTTTCTACCCTCCTGCCCGAGAGCTATCCGAGCGTGCAGGCAATCACGGAGCTGCGGGACCGGATGGGGGGAGAGAACGAGGCGGCGGTGATTATCGAGAGCCCCTCGTTTGATGCCAACAAGCGGTTTGCCGAAGCCCTCATTCCCAAGGCCCTCGATCTTCAGCGGCGGGCGGCCGACGAGCCCTACTTCCTGCGGGTCGACTACTACCACGACGTCACGTTCATTCAGAACAATGCGCTCTACTTCGCGACGCCCAACGAACTCGATTCGCTGGAGGCGTACCTGCACCGCGAGATCCGGACGGCAAAGTTGAAGGCCAATCCGTTTTACGTCGAGCTCGACGAGGAGGGCGCGGGCCCCGACCCCACCGCCGAGCGTCTGCAGCAGCTCTACGAGGACCTGGTGACGAAGGAATACCCCATCTCGGACGACTCGACGGTGATGGCCGTGCGCCTGTATCCAAGCGGGGCGCAGACCGACATCGGGTTCATCGACGATGCCTACGCGTCCCTTCGACGGTTGGTGGACGAGATGAATCCGCAGCGCTTCCATCCGGACATGGAGGTGACGCTCGGGGGGCGGCTCCTGCGACAGCTCATTGAGGTGGAGACCATCACGAGCGACGTGTGGGGCTCCTTCGGCGCCGGCGTGTTGACGCTGCTGCTTCTCGTCGTTGCCTACTTTGCGTACAAGAGCTATCAGTCGCGCGTGGGGCATCAGTGGCGCCCGCGCGTGCTTCGCTCCGTGCTGATACGGGCGCCGGTAAACGCTCTCATCCTGGGCCTGCCCCTGCTGATGAGTCTGGCCTGGACGTTCGGGGTCGTCTATCTCACGTACGGGCAGCTCAACATCATGACGGCGACGCTGGGGCTGGTGCTGTTCGGATTGGGCATCGACTTCGGAATCCACTTCTACGCCCGCTACGCGGAGGAGCGCGGAGAGGGGCACGACGTGATGTCGTCTGTGCTGCATACGTTTACGACGACCGGCCAGGCCATCACCGTGGTCGCCATTACGACGGCGGCGGCCTTTTTTGTGCTCATGATT is part of the Salinibacter sp. 10B genome and encodes:
- a CDS encoding SMP-30/gluconolactonase/LRE family protein — its product is MNRFIHMWAPFRKPYGGLRRGLVCLALLIGVASIGGSAVAQQRPVPKGATVELVDDGFEFTEGPIWYQGTLLFSDIPANTVYQWTPDDGTSVFMKPSGHANGLAIDSSGQLLLAQHDGQVGRRTADGSVTVLANTYGGKRLNSPNDLTVASDGTIYFTDPPYGVDENDRELSFSGVYRLSPNGELTLLTKTFARPNGICLSPNDSTLYVNDSRETRIRAYDVTESGGIENGRQFAAPTDEGAEGSTDGMKVDAQGNLYTTGPGGVWVYSPDGTQQARIAVPKAPTNLAFGGPDRKTLYITARPHVYRVPVNVPGAE
- a CDS encoding cupin domain-containing protein — protein: MLQRDMLDASTWIDRLDLESHPEGGYYRETYRAEHSIPASGLPGRFADARDAAALIYFLLPSTSFSALHRIRQDEAWHFYEGGPVTLHQIAPDGTYSTVTLSRSVEDGHHLQTVVPAGTWFGATVHAEEGYALVGCTTAPAFDFADFELADRAALTNEFPEHAALIERLTRAD
- a CDS encoding alpha-L-fucosidase, translated to MCPESVPFCKRPRPSSLSVFVIGLLAGLILLPSLAAAQEKGAPYEATYSSLEAHTAPTWFHDAKLGIFIHWGVYAVPAWAPPAEYAEWYPERYDEPGTRTYRYHNKTYGNDVEYEDFVSQFRAQRWDPERWAKLFKDAGARYVIPVAEHHDGFPMWDSRYTDWDAADKGPQRDIIGELAEAVRAEDMRFGASYHAMLNYYTPKYSGPHPAYMSDDYVRYMNTKARELIDEYHPSVLWLDGDWMGTPEQFRSKELIAYYYNQAAERDQAVAVNDRWGKSRGARGDFYTQEYQYDTINRLIGHKWENTRGMGESFGYNANEPRSNYMSLDALVDLFVDNVSKNANLLLNVGPKADGTIPAVQRELLTGLGEWLDVHGEGIYGTRPWVEATGTTLRDSLRVRFTQKEDTVYAFLLDTPSRSTITIPRLQPKTEMTVRLLGRSAPLEWTATEKGLRITLPSDVPERPAHALKIAPAPWRMMRD
- a CDS encoding outer membrane beta-barrel protein; protein product: MSRLLPPLLLIGALLVAAPSVQGQPSPQFGITLGLNATTLEGPGNLGTRTMATGGIVMQVPISGPLSVQPQLLLSQKGTLVQSQQGGSIRYGAGYIDLPVLLRFQLPMLGPVTPYGLAGGVGGIKIFEQQRAGGDFSLPLPNDGASFFRRTNAGLTGGLGGTFKFGRDRRINLAVRYEHGMVDVARSIDRQPYEQAPFPTTAETRTWSIMLRLGV
- a CDS encoding TrkA family potassium uptake protein; this translates as MKRFVIVGLGNFGSSVAEALYSRGHDVIAVDTDERAVDNIAPHCSRAAVGDGRQRETLEEVGAGEADAAVVSTGDDITASILATMALTDLGIENVYAKVISHNHARVMVRLGVTETVFPERESGYNLASRISEKGVLNYVRMARNLSVQELVVPDDWRGRTLRDLEVRAQFGVSVVGIHDTTNDEMIVPPDPDETLERTDTLLLAGPDDALEAVAELANETAT
- a CDS encoding mannose-1-phosphate guanylyltransferase, giving the protein MDYAVIMAGGIGSRFWPASRKERPKQFLDVFGDGTLIQNTVARLQGLIPPERCLIVTHERYIEQTQKQLPAVPDENILAEPISRNTAPCITYAATTLADRDPDATMVVLPADHVIGNVERFHSTLEVALEAAQEPDALVTIGIEPTYPATGYGYIQYDGDEQEEGAELEAYPVRTFAEKPDQSTAERFIDSGDFLWNSGMFIWRADTILNQVERHLPDAHKAFEPVRAAGDGVDEETLTQAFKDSPRISIDYGVMEQADSVYVVPGSFEWNDVGDWRAVYDLSEKDEHGNVIEGNVIMQDSSRCYVQAGDRLVVLVGLHDSVVVDTDDAVLVCNRESAQQVKQVVEYLHAHQFEEYV
- a CDS encoding cold shock domain-containing protein; protein product: MVQGTVKWFSPAKGYGFAEPDEGEDDVFLHHSEVPDEDLEEGDRVEFEIEETDKGLSAINVERVTERQW
- a CDS encoding Hsp20/alpha crystallin family protein; translation: METLTRSSRRTSPLRSLQDEVNRVFESVFPSSMGEQEESMSTVWSPRMDLTESDDNYHLSVDLPGISKDDVSISVENNRLTIRGERREDSRTENENMVRMERTFGSFYRSVRLPKSVNEDKIKATFTNGVLSVDIPKTEKSKPKKIKIS
- a CDS encoding short chain dehydrogenase, with amino-acid sequence MDILVVGGTGTIGTAVVSNLQHDHNVIIAGHSSGEVQVDLADPSSINRLYQSVGIVDAVVSCAGEAAFGGLEELTDEDFDVSLSNKLMGQVKLVRQGIDAVRDGGVFTLTSGVLSQEPIEGSAAISLVNAGLEGFVRAAAIELPRDLRINVVSPPWVEETLDEMGADFSPSLPAATVADAYRASLDGNQTGTTIDARNV